One window of candidate division WOR-3 bacterium genomic DNA carries:
- a CDS encoding GAF domain-containing protein, with translation MDKKEIFDLLLQKITDIVEGNADSKEKLFKICELLKENVPYYNWVGFYIADNAKKELYLGPFVGEPTEHTKIPFGRGICGQAAARKETFVVQDVSKETNYLSCSVKVKS, from the coding sequence TGATTTACTTTTGCAAAAGATTACTGACATTGTTGAAGGTAATGCTGATTCAAAAGAAAAGTTGTTTAAAATCTGTGAACTTTTAAAAGAAAATGTTCCATACTACAATTGGGTAGGATTCTATATTGCGGATAATGCAAAAAAAGAATTGTATCTCGGTCCTTTTGTCGGCGAACCAACCGAACATACAAAAATCCCTTTTGGCAGGGGAATCTGTGGTCAGGCAGCAGCAAGAAAAGAGACATTTGTTGTTCAGGATGTTTCAAAAGAGACGAATTACCTTTCCTGCAGTGTGAAGGTAAAATCAG